From the Solanum lycopersicum chromosome 10, SLM_r2.1 genome, one window contains:
- the LOC101244433 gene encoding protein NUCLEAR FUSION DEFECTIVE 4 — protein sequence MENFGIHLLSGRWFMFFASILILSVAGGTYIFGLYSEEVKISLGYDQTTLNLLGFFKDLGANVGIISGLINEITPPWVVILLGAFMNFFGYFSIWLAVTKKFSNPKVWEMCFCIFIGANSQTFVNTGVIVTCVKNFPQSRGIVIGLLKGFVGLSGAVLTQFYHAFYGSDGKSLILLIAWLPTVVSCVLLRVIRAIKINQQEKENEIRIFYQLLFVSFGLAGFLMAIIIVQNSVVFGATGYWLTAGTILVLLCAPIVLVVREELNLWDVKKRNLSVEIKVDEIERPLQCSAVVVPINDQKEHVSFFQDVFKPPERGEDYTILQAVLSVDMLILFIATIFGAGGLLTAMDNLGQIGKALGYPKTSITTFVSLVSIWGYLGRVGSGFASEIFLEKYKFPRPLMLAIVLFFSCLVHVLIALGVPNTLYVASVLIGLCFGALWPLIFAIISEIFGLKHYSTLLNFGGAASPIGAYIFNVKVAGNLYDREAMKQLAAHGIIRKRGEDLTCTGVECYKLAFLIIAASTFVGFIVSLVLVIRTFKFYKGDIYKKFREQAKAVDAAESQSRTNGDTPL from the coding sequence ATGGAAAATTTTGGTATACACTTGCTTTCTGGTAGATGGTTCATGTTTTTTgcttcaattttgattttgtctGTTGCTGGTGGCACATATATATTTGGTCTCTACTCAGAAGAAGTAAAAATTTCACTAGGTTATGATCAAACAACTTTAAATTTACTTGGTTTTTTCAAAGATTTAGGTGCAAATGTTGGGATTATTTCTGGTTTAATCAATGAAATTACTCCACCATGGGTTGTTATTCTTCTTGGTgcatttatgaatttttttgggtatttttctATTTGGCTTGCTGTTACTAAGAAATTTAGTAACCCCAAAGTTTGGGAGAtgtgtttttgtattttcattgGGGCAAATTCACAAACATTTGTCAACACTGGTGTTATTGTTACTTGTGTTAAGAATTTCCCACAAAGTAGAGGTATTGTGATTGGGCTTTTGAAGGGTTTTGTTGGTTTAAGTGGTGCTGTACTCACACAATTTTATCATGCCTTTTATGGAAGTGATGGTAAATCTTTAATCTTGCTTATTGCTTGGCTTCCTACTGTTGTTTCTTGTGTTCTACTCAGGGTTATTCGGGCTATCAAGATTAACcagcaagaaaaagaaaatgaaattaggATTTTTTATCAGCTTTTGTTTGTGTCATTTGGTTTAGCTGGTTTTCTCATGGCTATAATTATAGTGCAAAACAGTGTTGTGTTTGGTGCTACTGGTTATTGGTTAACTGCTGGTACTATCCTTGTTTTGTTATGTGCTCCGATAGTACTTGTTGTTAGAGAGGAATTGAATTTATGGGATGTTAAGAAGCGAAATTTGAGTGTAGAGATTAAAGTTGATGAGATTGAGAGACCCCTTCAGTGTTCAGCAGTTGTTGTTCCGATTAACGATCAGAAAGAACATGTTTCGTTCTTTCAAGATGTGTTTAAGCCACCAGAGAGGGGTGAAGACTATACTATACTGCAAGCGGTACTTAGTGTTGATATGTTGATTCTGTTTATTGCAACAATTTTTGGAGCGGGGGGGCTTTTGACAGCTATGGATAATTTAGGCCAGATTGGTAAAGCTTTAGGTTATCCTAAAACAAGTATTACTACATTTGTGTCACTTGTGAGTATATGGGGTTATCTTGGGCGTGTAGGTTCTGGATTCGCGTCTGAGATCTTCTTGGAGAAGTATAAGTTTCCGCGTCCATTGATGTTGGCAATAGTGCTGTTTTTTTCCTGCCTGGTTCATGTTTTGATTGCGCTTGGCGTGCCTAACACTCTGTATGTCGCGTCTGTGCTGATTGGGCTGTGTTTTGGTGCTTTATGGCCTTTGATATTCGCGATCATATCTGAAATCTTTGGGCTTAAGCATTACTCCACATTGCTCAACTTTGGGGGTGCTGCTAGCCCGATCGGAGCTTACATATTCAATGTTAAAGTGGCTGGTAATTTGTATGACAGAGAAGCAATGAAACAATTGGCAGCTCATGGGATCATTAGGAAACGCGGTGAAGACTTGACTTGCACTGGAGTTGAGTGTTATAAGTTGGCTTTCTTGATAATTGCAGCATCTACTTTTGTGGGGTTCATTGTTTCATTGGTTTTAGTAATCAGAACATTCAAGTTTTACAAAGGGGATATCTACAAGAAGTTTAGAGAACAAGCCAAAGCAGTCGATGCTGCTGAGTCTCAGTCCAGAACAAATGGTGATACTCCATTATAG